Within Deinococcus planocerae, the genomic segment GTAGCCAGTGGATGATCCGGTCGTTTATCAGGCGAAAGCGCCGCTCGACGATGGCTTTCCAATCAGCACGGTAGGGGGGCGTGTTCGCAACGCGCACCCCGAAGCCTGTGACAAGAGCATCTGCGCTACCTCCCTCCAACTCGCCTCGGTCCGCAATCACGGCTTCGGGGAAGTGCTGTGCGGGCCAGAGGTCCGGCGTAATGGGGATTCCCAGGGAATGGCAGTATTCGACCTTATCCGTGGCGACATGCTCGAAGGCAAGCACGGCCCCCATCCAACTTGGTCCTTCCAATCCGACGGTGAAGCCGACAACGAGGCGGCTGAAAGTATCAACCACAACGTAAATTACCGGACGGCCAACGATGAGGCGGGGATCGCGGGAGGACACGAGATACACGTCCCCCACGGTGGAGTCGATCTGGTAGAGCGAGCCGGGTCCGTAGGCCATTGAGGTGGACTCACCGCGCATCCCCCGGTGCTTGAGGTTGTACGCGCGCTTGCCCTCACGGGCGAGGAGGGCCTTGTCCGGGTTCTTGGCTCTGCCGTACCAGTAGTCGAACTGGGCCAGGGTCGGCAGTTTCTCCGGCGAGGGCAAAATGGGTACTCGCGTTCCGTCAGGGAGCGGTTCGTAGCCCTCGTGGAAGTACTTCATGATCCCCGCCTCATAGGCCATTTTCTTAGTGACCCCCAGCTTGTTCTCGTAGAACTCCTCCCCAATCTGGACCAGCAGCGCGCGGGTGCGCTCGTCCACGTTGACTCCTGGGGCCTCCCCCGTTAGCTTCTCAACGGTCGTCCTCCGGCCACGCTTCGGGCCACTCGCTGCACTGCTTGTGCGTGTCTTACCTAGGGCGCCAGAGTTTTCAAAACGAGGAATCAGGGCGAAGATAGTCTGGCCGCCCCGCCAATAACGGTACAGGTAGGTGTAGAGGGTCGGCTTGGTCGCGCGTCCCTCTTGAATGACCTGGGCGATGAGGATGCCCCGCGCCTTGCGCTCGTACATCTCCGGTTTGGCCTGCACGACGGGTTCTATGGCAGCCCAGGCCCGGTCCCGGCCCGAACGCTCAGCCTCACTAAGTTGTTCGTCTCCACGTGGAGTAGCCAGCCACGGATCATGCCGGAGAAGACGCCTGCTGCCTCTGTCAACCTCTGCCTCCACTTCGGAGAGCTTGAACCAAGTAGGCAACGCCTTTTCTTTAAGAAGGTCGATGCTTACAAGAGCGTCGGTAGATCGGTCGATATAGAGAACACGCTCGGCGCAAATCGTGTTGTCGTCTAACACCGTCTCCATCAACACGTTTTCGACGAGATGCACAGTCTATTCCTCCCGAGCCTGACGCAAGACGAGCGGACGGGCAGGGTTAATCCGAATGGACATGTCTGTCTCCCACTGCCGAGTGGCGAGTAAATGCCGCGCTAAAGCCAGGCAGCTTCCATGTTCCAGCCCCAAGTCATCGTCACACCGGCGAGCAACGTTGGAAAGAGCGTCGGCACTGGTACGTACCTCACTAGTCAGATACTGGGTTAGCGTAGGAACATCGTCAGGATTTAAGTCAAACCCATCAAGAATAAGGTGCGAATGCAGCCACTCAATGTTTTCCACCGAAGGGAGGGGGATGTCATCAGCTACAACAATACCCCAGCTTACGTCGCGCCTACTCCAGTATTCACGTTCTATATCGAGCTTCTGTACAGTGCGCTCATCACTCAGTTCTACACCTTGTTTCACAGTCCGCACTGCATCTTCGCCATCCTGCAAAGAGATGTAAAAATCGGAAGTCATGACCATAGACCCGCCTCCAGGCGGTGAGGGGTGTTTGAACCCCAACTCTTTGGCGATGGCTTCGGTCTCCTCGGGGGGCCAGAGTGGGAATTGCTCGCGGATGTCTATAACGTTTGGAGCCCACTCCAACAGGTAGAAGTAGCGCAGCTCGTTCAAACTCATCAGGTGGTGAACCCGTCCCGTCTTCCACCCGCGCTGACGGTTGACCTGCCCCTGGGAAGGAACGTCCTGAATGGACAACCAGGGCTGGTACTCTGCCCCCTCACCCTGGCCCCTCCCCTCCTTCCACCGCTTGAGGATTGATTCCTTGGTCAAGCCTCTGTTGCGCTTCGCCATAGGCCTCCATAACAGTAGGGGCGAGCTTGCGCTCGCCCAGGACGGTGGCGGGGTGGTATTTTGAAAACTTACCCCATCCAGATGAGTAGCTCTAAACGAGAGTAAGAAACTTTATTCCAGAAGTCAATGACTTTTTTTAAAGTAAAGAACTTTTTTCCGACATACATTCGACGCGCCCGATCAAACCGAACTTATTCCACCGTCACTGACTTCGCCAGGTTCCTCGGCTTGTCCACGTCCTTGCCCAGCGCCGTCGCCGTGAAGTAGCTCAGCAGTTGCAGCGCCACCACGTTCACCACCGGGCTCACCGCCTCGTGGGCGCGGGGGACGTACAACACGTCGTCGGCGTGCCCGGCATTCTCCGTGTCGCCGTCGGAGAGCAGCGCGATCACCTTGCCGGAGCGGGCGCGCACCTCCTGCACGTTGGAGATGGTCTTTTCCAGCAGCGGGCTCTCGGTGGCGATCACCACGACGGGGAGCTTCTCGTCGATCAACGCGATGGGGCCGTGCTTCATCTCGCCCGCCGCGTAGCCTTCCGCGTGGATGTAGCTGATCTCCTTGAGCTTCAAGGCCCCCTCGAAGGCGGTGGGTGCGTTCACCCCGCGGCCCAGGAAGAGGTAGTCGCGGGCGCCTGCGTACTTCTCGGCCACGCGCCTGATCTGCTCCACCCGCTCGGGGGCGAGGGCTTCTTCCACCAGACGCGGCAGCTCGCGGGCGGCGTGCAGGAGTTCCTGGGCCCGCGTCTCGCTCAGCGTTCCGCGCGCGCGGGCGAGCCACAGGGCGAGCATCAGCATCGCGCTGACCTGGGCGGTGTACGCCTTGGTGCTCGCCACGCCGATCTCGGGCCCGGCGTGGATGTAGAGGGTGTCGTCGAGTTCGCGGGTCATGGAGCTTCCCTTGGCGTTGATCACCCCGAGGGTCTTCGCGCCGCCCTTCTTCGCCTCACGCAGGGCTTCGAGCGTGTCGATGGTCTCGCCCGACTGGCTCACCACGATGGCGAGGGTCTGCTCGCTCACCAGGGGCGAGCGGTAACGGTACTCGGAGGCCACGTCCACCTCGACCGGGATGCGCGCGAGTTGTTCGATCAGGTACTCGCCCACCAGCCCCGCGTAGTAGGCCGTGCCGCAGGCGATGATCGAGATGCGCTTGAAGCTCTGGGGGTCGAGGCCGATGTCGAGGTTCACCTCGCCCGTGTCGTCGTGCAGGCGCCCGATCAGGGTATTCGTCAGGGCGGTGGGCTGCTCGTAGATCTCCTTGAGCATGTAGGTGTCGAAGCCGCCCTTCTCCGCCGCCTCGGCGTCCCACTCGATGCGGTCGATGCTTCGCTCGACGGGGTTGCCTTGCAAGTCGGTGACCCGGAAGCCGTCGTCGTGCAGCACCACCATGTCGCCGTCGTGGAGGAAGACCATATTGCGCGTGTACGGCAGCAGGGCGGGCACGTCCGACGCCAGGAACATCTCGCCCTCGCCCACGCCCATGACGAGCGGGCTCACGGTGCGGGCCGCCACGATCTCGCGGTGGGCGACGTGAGTGACGACGATGCCGTAGGCGCCGCGCACCTGCGAGAGGGCCTGTCTCACGGCCTCGTACAGGTCCCCTTGGTACGCCTCCTCGATCAGGTGGGCCAGCACCTCCGAGTCGGTCTCGCTCTTGAAGGTGTGGCCGCGTGAGATCAGGCCCTCTTTCAGCGAGAGGTAGTTCTCGATGATCCCGTTGTGGATGATGACGATGCGCCCGTCCTCGGTGGCGTGGGGGTGGGCGTTCGTGTCGTTGGGCAGGCCGTGGGTGGCCCAGCGCGTGTGCCCGATGCCCAGCGTGCCGGGGAGGGGGTGGTGGACGAGTTCACCGCTGAGGTTGGCGAGCTTCCCGGCCTTCTTCCTCACCACGACCCGCTCGCCGTCCGCGACGGCCACGCCCGCGCTGTCGTAGCCGCGGTATTCCAACTTGGCGAGGCCCGAGATGAGCACGTCCTGCGCCTGCCTGCCTCCGATATATCCGACGATTCCGCACATACGTGCTCCTTGACCCGCTCCCGGCGCACGGCCAGGGCGGGCGGTGTCTGGGTGGGTTTGTGGGCACCGCGCGGCCTTATCTCCGCGTCACCGCGAGAAGCTTATCGCCGCGCTTCACCTCCCCGGAGGAAGGTCGGGTAGGCCCGTGCCGGGGCCTGGAGGCATCCGCAGAAACCCTCGCTCACCTCCACCTCGTCTTCTGCCCTCCCGGGGTACGCCGGGGAAGGCAGACCTTGCGCTGCCCTGTTTTGTGTGAGCCGGACACCAGCGGCCCTGCGGCGCAGCATACCACCCCGGCTGGAGTGAGGTGAGCAAGATGCTCAGGTGTGCCCCCCCGTCAGGTCCACCTGCGGGCGTAGGCGTCGGCATCGAACTTGCGGCTCAGGCCCGAGGCGGCGAGGTAGCGCACGTTGCCGAAGATGGGGCGCGGGGCCCAGGGGCGGTCGTGCAGGCCGAAGACCCAACCCACGCTGGCGTAGGAGTTGGCGTCGCGCCCGTCGAGCTGGTAGCGGTTGTTCAGCCACAAGGTCGTGTCGTAGGCCTCCTGGGGCGAGGGGCCCCACTCCAGAATCTTCTTGCCCCAGTACATCCGCATCGCGTTGTGCATCCGGCCCGTGCGGACCATCTCGGTGTGGGCGGCGTTCCAGTAGCGGTCGTGGGTCTGCGCCGCGTCGAGTTCCTCACGGGTGTAGAGGTGGGGGCGGGGGTCGCCCGCGCGCTCCTCCAGCGTCTTTCGCGCCCAGGCGGGCAGGCCCTCGTAGCGGTCGTAGGCGGGGTTGAACTCGCAGTAGTTGAAGCTCAGCTCCCGCCGCACGATCATCTCCTCCAGGAAGGTGTCGAGGCCGGGCCCGCCGTCCGAGTGCTCCCGCGCCGCGAGGGCCGCCGTCAGCGGCGAGAGGTGCCCGTAGTGGAGGTAGGCACTCAGGCGGCTGCCCCCGTCCACGTTGGGGTCGCGCCGCCCGGAGTCGTAGCGCGGCAGCAACCGGGTGACGAAGTGGTCGAGCCGGGCGAGCGCCCTCGCCTCGCCCCCCTCCTCCTCGCCGGGGGGCACGCTGTTGTCCACCCCCAGGGCGCGCACGGTCAGGGCCGGGTCCGAGACGTCCAGGCCGGGGTCCCAGTCGGGGTGGCCCTGCGCTCCCTCCTCCACGTCCACGGGCACCAGGAACCGTTCCAGCACGCGGTGGAGCCTGGGCCGCAGGGTGCGGGCGCCGACCTCCTGCTTGTCCGACACGGTGCGGATCGGCACCACTGCGTCAGATTCGACCTGCACGAAGGGCACCTCCAGCCGCCCCGCGAGGGCCTCGCGCCACTGGCGTCCGGGGCGCAGGTACCCCCGGTCGGTGACGACGAGGCAAGCACCCCGGGCGGCGTCCAGCACCACGTCGGGCGGGTGGCCGACGCCAACGCGCAGGGGGACGCCGCGCCGCGCCAGCCCGGCCCGCAGGTCGCGCAAGCCCTCCAGCAGGTACTGGAAGTGGCGGGCGTTCGCCTCCGGGTAATCCGGGTTCAGGCCGAAGACGGCGGCGAGGGGCACACCCAGCCGCCGCGCCTCGCCCGCCGCGTACTCGAGGGCGTGGTTGTCCCGCGTCCGCACGCTCGACTGCACCCACAGCAAGACGAACCCCTTCCCCGACGGCTCGCCCGGCCTGAGCACCTGCACCCGTTCCGCTTGGATCATGGCCGTTTTGTAACGTGCCCCCCCGCCCGCAGACGGTGGGGAATCCGGCGAAGTCTTACCTACCCCCCCGGCAACCTCCGCACGGGGAGCCGCACCCACCCCCGGCGCGAAACCCAGCGCAGCAGTAAGACGGTGATGATGCCGCCGAGCTGGGCCTGAAAGGTCGTGACGTGGCCGTGCAGCAGATACACGACGAGGGCGCCCCCGGCGGCGGCGGTCGCGTAGAGCTGGTCGCGGCGGTACATGACCTCGGGGACCTCGTTGGCGATCAGGTCGCGGATGATGCCGCCCCCCACCCCGCTGAGCATCCCGGCAAACGTCACCCCCAGCGGCCCGAGCCCGATGGCGATGGCCCCAAGCGCCCCCGAGGCGGCGAAGAGGCTCAGGCCCAGCGAGTCGAACACGCTCAGGGCCTTCTCGAAGCGGGCGAGCCGTTCCCCGAAGGCGAAGCTCAGGACGGCCCCCGCGAGCGCCATCCAGAGGTACGTCTCGTCGCGCAGGAAGACGGGGAGGGCCTGCCCGGTCAGGCTGTCGCGCACCGCCCCGCCGCCGACGGCGGTCACGCAGCCCAGCACCAGGACGCCGAAGAGGTCGAACCTCTTGCGCACGCCCAGCAGCGCCCCCGACAGGCTGAAGGCGAGGACCCCCAGCAGGTCGAGGAAATACAGCCCCTGCGCCAGCGTGACGGAAGGGAGCGCGAGTTCATGCACGCGAGCACTCTAAAACGCCCTGCGCGATCCTCCTACCTGGACGGAAGAACGCGGGCCGTGACGACCCTGGGCGGGGGACACGGTGGGGGTGGGACGGATGGCGCGACCGAACACGCCGCGTGGTAGCAGGAGAGGACCCTGATCCTCCCCGCCTTCCGGGAGTCCTGACCGGGCGGGTGTGGGCGGCCTTCGCGCCGACGGACCTCCTGAACAGGCTGGGGCTGGAGTGGCAGGGTGACCCGCCGTCCTCATGCCGCGCGGCGTCCCGCACCCGGCGGGGAGAGGCACCTGGCCCCTCGCCTCCATCCAGGCAGCCGTGTTATACTCCCGGCTGTTGTCTCGCCCACGAGGGCTGAGCAGAAAAGCCCCGGCAGCGTTCCACCAGTCCCAGACGCCGAGCGGCTTCCCGAGGAGAAAGAGTCATGGCGAAGCACCCCGTTCCCAAGAAGAAGACGAGCAAGAGCAAGCGCGACATGCGCCGCAGCCACCACGCGCTCACCCCCCCCACCCTCGGCGAGTGCCCCCACTGCCACGCCAAGAAGCTCAGCCACCACATCTGCCCGAGCTGCGGCTACTACAACGGTCGCCAGGTCCTCGCGGTCTGAGCGAAGTCAAGAGAAGAAGGGTCCCCACTCGGGGGCCTTTTTCTTTTTTATCCTGGGTCTATGGCGAAGCAGTTCGACCGCATCCTCCCCGAGCACGCCGAGTTCATCGCCCGTCAGCACGTCTTTTTCACGGGCAGCGCGGCGCCGGAGGGGCGGGTCAACATCTCGCCCAGGGGGCTGGACACGTTGCGGCTCCTCGACGACCACACCGTCGCGTACCTCGACCTGACCGGCAGCGGCAACGAGACCGCCGCCCACCTACGCCTATCGCCCCGCCTGACCCTCATGTTCTGCGCGTTCGAGGGCTCGCCGCTGATCCTGCGGCTCTACGGCGTGGGCTGCGCGCTGGCCCTGGGAACGCCGGAGTTCGAGGCCCGCGCCTCAGCCTTCACCCTTCTGCCCGGCACCCGGCAGATCATTGAGCTGCGCGTGAACCTCGTGCAGACCTCCTGCGGCTTCGGCGTGCCGCTCCTCGACTTCCGGGAGGAACGCTCGGCCCTGACCCGCCAAGCGGAGGCCTGGGGCGAGGAGGGCTTGAGACGCTACTGGGAGCGCAAGAACCTCCGCAGCATCGACGGCTATCCTACAGGGTTGCTAGACGGGTTGGAAGACCAAGGCGGCCCCCCTCGGGACTCGGACGCCTGATTTGACTTCGCGTGTGTAGCACGCCAACTTTTCTCCACCACAGCCCGGGAAGCCCGGGAGGGCGGAGTCTTTATAATTCTGCCCTCCCCTGCGCCCCAGGTCGCAGAGCGAGGCGCTTGAAGCGGTGTATGACGCGGCGAGACTCAAGCGGGCTTGGGCAGCGGGCCGGAGACCGTCAGGACGGGGACGGGCGACTCGCGCACGATGCGGCGGGCCACCGAGCCGAAGAGCAGGCGGTCGAGGCCGCGCTTGGCGCTCGTGCCCAGGGCGATCACGTCGCACTCGCCGCGGCGGGCCCGGTCGAGGGCGACCTCGGCGGGCGGGCCCCAGGCGACCTCGCCGCCGCCCAGGCCCTCCAGCCGCCCGCGGGCCTCGCGCTCCCACAGCTCGTTGCGCTCGCGCAGGAGTCGGGTGCTCGCGCCGCGCAGGGCGGGGGGGCTGGAGAGCATAGGCAGCGCGAGCGGCGTGTCGAGTGCCCCCGGGTCCACAACGTGCAGCGGCTGAATCTGCGCGTCCGGCCACGACCGCCGCAGGAAGTCGAGCGCCCCGAGCGCGCCGGGCGAGAAGTCCATCAGGAGGAGGACACGCGCCCCCGACCCGGGAACGGGAGGGGCGGCGGCGGAGACGCTCAGGACGGGCACGGGCGAGTCGCGGATCACCCGCTCGGTCACGGGGCCCGCCCCGCGCTCGGACTGCCGGGGCCCGGCCTTGCCGAGGACGATCAGGTCGAAGGCCCCCTGCCGCGCGCAGCGCAGCACCTCCTCGGCGGGCGGCCCGGAGGCGAGGGCTCCCCCACCCAGGGCGTCCAGGGCCTCGCGCTCGCGGGCGGGCTCTCCCGCCGGAGAGCGGGCGGGGCGCGGCGGGGCGACGTGCAGGAGGTGGGGGCGCGCGTCCGGGAAGGCGGCGCGCGCCACCGCCAGGGCCTTCCCCGCCGCCGGGGAGAAGTCGGTGGGAACAAGCACACGCAGGGTCATCGCTGGGGTCCTTTCCGCCCGCACCGACGGGGGAGGCGCCGGGCCGCGCGGGCGGGCGGTGGGGGCCGGGCGCCTGACTCGGCCACCTGTCTGAGCGACCTGTCAGGGTCGTGTTCGGCCCGGCTGGGCCGGGCAGAGCCTTCACGGCGGGCGGTGGGTGAGCGGGGGCCAGACCCGGGCGGACGGGTGCATGTCACACCTCCCTCCTGTGGGTCTGGCCCTCGCTGCGAAGCGCCGGAAAGCGTTGCTTTCGGACTGACGGCGCGCGCACCTGCTCTCAGGCGGCTACTCCCCCGCGGTTGTGCCCCCACCGTAACAGGCCCCACTGGGAACTTCGTGAGGGCCAGCCCCCTGCCCCCTTCGCCGAACCCCGGCTGTGCGGCCTATCCTCATCCGGGACCCCGGAGGATGTGAGGCGGCCCGAACCGAGCTTAAGGAAGACGCATGGCGCGGCGGGGACCGGGGTCCCTACCATCGAGACAAAGGGGAGCCGTCGCCGGGGAGTAGCCGCCCGCAAGGGAGTTCGCAGGCCGTCAGTCCGGGTACCAGGGGTGCCTCGGCCCGAACACGAAAGGCCAGACCTGCGCAGGAGGAAGGCATGCAGTCCTGGCCCCGGCAGCCCGTCTGGCATCTCGCACCCCCCCGTTTGGGAGCTTCCCTGGAGGACCCCTTGAGTCTTTCGTCCCTCACCTGCCGCTGGGTGCCCGGCACGCTCGACCGGGTGTTCGTGTCGTCCCCCTTCGGGTCCGGCGAGGCCTCGCTGCGCGACGTGCGCCGGGTGCTCGGGCCGGTCGCGTCCCACGACCTGTACCTGAGCGGCAGGCACCACCTCTGCGGCGACGCCGACCACATCTGGTACGCCCTCGTCTGCCTGGGGTGCCCGGTGGCGCCTGGGGGCCTCGCGCCCGTGGCCGCCGTGCACACCCCCGCGCCGCCCTCGCCCGTCCCCACCACACCTGCCAGACCCGGCACGCCCCGCCCGGCAGGAGGTCCCCTCTGAAGGTCAGGGCCCGCCGTCTCGTCGCCACCCGGACGCACACGCCCCTGCTCCTGCCGCTGCCGCCCGCCCCGCAGAGCGGGCAGGACCGACTCCTCGACGAGGCGCCCGAACTGACCTTCCCCGCCAGCGATCCGGTCGCGCTCACCGTGCGCGCGGCCCGCGCCACCCCCCCCCCCCCCCCCCCCCCCCCCGCCCCCCCCCCCCCCCCGCCCCCCCCCCCCCCCCCCCCCCCCCCCCCCCCCCCCCCCCCCCCCCCCCCCGCCCCCCCCCCCCCCCCCCGGGGGCTTTTCAGGACGTGCTCGCCGGGCCGCGGCAGATGCCCTTCTCGGTGGTGCCCGTCCTGGGCCTGTCGTTCATCGGCGCGCTGGGGGCGGGCGTGGTGTACGCGCTGATCGC encodes:
- a CDS encoding DDE-type integrase/transposase/recombinase produces the protein MHLVENVLMETVLDDNTICAERVLYIDRSTDALVSIDLLKEKALPTWFKLSEVEAEVDRGSRRLLRHDPWLATPRGDEQLSEAERSGRDRAWAAIEPVVQAKPEMYERKARGILIAQVIQEGRATKPTLYTYLYRYWRGGQTIFALIPRFENSGALGKTRTSSAASGPKRGRRTTVEKLTGEAPGVNVDERTRALLVQIGEEFYENKLGVTKKMAYEAGIMKYFHEGYEPLPDGTRVPILPSPEKLPTLAQFDYWYGRAKNPDKALLAREGKRAYNLKHRGMRGESTSMAYGPGSLYQIDSTVGDVYLVSSRDPRLIVGRPVIYVVVDTFSRLVVGFTVGLEGPSWMGAVLAFEHVATDKVEYCHSLGIPITPDLWPAQHFPEAVIADRGELEGGSADALVTGFGVRVANTPPYRADWKAIVERRFRLINDRIIHWLPGAVRRSVRGDRDYRLDAVMTLAQLRKVLTLCFLEHNRTALIPNYPRDEDMKRSRVRANPLELWHWGREHRTGRLKYFPPETVRRGLLPRAKAAMTPRGLRYGQQYYTCEYIEAHDWRSKARQNGTWRESIAFDPWSSAQIWLELKGHKDLIPCEEIPGLNAAGGVPWPELELEYALDELYRRRDQGHRQQTRARIDVQIQQVMDEAKVQSASIPSTESNAQRVRGIQGNRQVEKLFEREGAGQASPESPLKPPSKGPNRPTTIPLFDPSVSAELDALVDDWED
- a CDS encoding TnsA endonuclease C-terminal domain-containing protein; amino-acid sequence: MAKRNRGLTKESILKRWKEGRGQGEGAEYQPWLSIQDVPSQGQVNRQRGWKTGRVHHLMSLNELRYFYLLEWAPNVIDIREQFPLWPPEETEAIAKELGFKHPSPPGGGSMVMTSDFYISLQDGEDAVRTVKQGVELSDERTVQKLDIEREYWSRRDVSWGIVVADDIPLPSVENIEWLHSHLILDGFDLNPDDVPTLTQYLTSEVRTSADALSNVARRCDDDLGLEHGSCLALARHLLATRQWETDMSIRINPARPLVLRQAREE
- the glmS gene encoding glutamine--fructose-6-phosphate transaminase (isomerizing) codes for the protein MCGIVGYIGGRQAQDVLISGLAKLEYRGYDSAGVAVADGERVVVRKKAGKLANLSGELVHHPLPGTLGIGHTRWATHGLPNDTNAHPHATEDGRIVIIHNGIIENYLSLKEGLISRGHTFKSETDSEVLAHLIEEAYQGDLYEAVRQALSQVRGAYGIVVTHVAHREIVAARTVSPLVMGVGEGEMFLASDVPALLPYTRNMVFLHDGDMVVLHDDGFRVTDLQGNPVERSIDRIEWDAEAAEKGGFDTYMLKEIYEQPTALTNTLIGRLHDDTGEVNLDIGLDPQSFKRISIIACGTAYYAGLVGEYLIEQLARIPVEVDVASEYRYRSPLVSEQTLAIVVSQSGETIDTLEALREAKKGGAKTLGVINAKGSSMTRELDDTLYIHAGPEIGVASTKAYTAQVSAMLMLALWLARARGTLSETRAQELLHAARELPRLVEEALAPERVEQIRRVAEKYAGARDYLFLGRGVNAPTAFEGALKLKEISYIHAEGYAAGEMKHGPIALIDEKLPVVVIATESPLLEKTISNVQEVRARSGKVIALLSDGDTENAGHADDVLYVPRAHEAVSPVVNVVALQLLSYFTATALGKDVDKPRNLAKSVTVE
- a CDS encoding deoxyribodipyrimidine photo-lyase, with translation MIQAERVQVLRPGEPSGKGFVLLWVQSSVRTRDNHALEYAAGEARRLGVPLAAVFGLNPDYPEANARHFQYLLEGLRDLRAGLARRGVPLRVGVGHPPDVVLDAARGACLVVTDRGYLRPGRQWREALAGRLEVPFVQVESDAVVPIRTVSDKQEVGARTLRPRLHRVLERFLVPVDVEEGAQGHPDWDPGLDVSDPALTVRALGVDNSVPPGEEEGGEARALARLDHFVTRLLPRYDSGRRDPNVDGGSRLSAYLHYGHLSPLTAALAAREHSDGGPGLDTFLEEMIVRRELSFNYCEFNPAYDRYEGLPAWARKTLEERAGDPRPHLYTREELDAAQTHDRYWNAAHTEMVRTGRMHNAMRMYWGKKILEWGPSPQEAYDTTLWLNNRYQLDGRDANSYASVGWVFGLHDRPWAPRPIFGNVRYLAASGLSRKFDADAYARRWT
- a CDS encoding trimeric intracellular cation channel family protein, which encodes MHELALPSVTLAQGLYFLDLLGVLAFSLSGALLGVRKRFDLFGVLVLGCVTAVGGGAVRDSLTGQALPVFLRDETYLWMALAGAVLSFAFGERLARFEKALSVFDSLGLSLFAASGALGAIAIGLGPLGVTFAGMLSGVGGGIIRDLIANEVPEVMYRRDQLYATAAAGGALVVYLLHGHVTTFQAQLGGIITVLLLRWVSRRGWVRLPVRRLPGG
- the rpmF gene encoding 50S ribosomal protein L32, which gives rise to MAKHPVPKKKTSKSKRDMRRSHHALTPPTLGECPHCHAKKLSHHICPSCGYYNGRQVLAV
- a CDS encoding pyridoxamine 5'-phosphate oxidase family protein; this encodes MAKQFDRILPEHAEFIARQHVFFTGSAAPEGRVNISPRGLDTLRLLDDHTVAYLDLTGSGNETAAHLRLSPRLTLMFCAFEGSPLILRLYGVGCALALGTPEFEARASAFTLLPGTRQIIELRVNLVQTSCGFGVPLLDFREERSALTRQAEAWGEEGLRRYWERKNLRSIDGYPTGLLDGLEDQGGPPRDSDA
- a CDS encoding universal stress protein, which translates into the protein MTLRVLVPTDFSPAAGKALAVARAAFPDARPHLLHVAPPRPARSPAGEPAREREALDALGGGALASGPPAEEVLRCARQGAFDLIVLGKAGPRQSERGAGPVTERVIRDSPVPVLSVSAAAPPVPGSGARVLLLMDFSPGALGALDFLRRSWPDAQIQPLHVVDPGALDTPLALPMLSSPPALRGASTRLLRERNELWEREARGRLEGLGGGEVAWGPPAEVALDRARRGECDVIALGTSAKRGLDRLLFGSVARRIVRESPVPVLTVSGPLPKPA